From Pontibacter actiniarum, a single genomic window includes:
- the trpD gene encoding anthranilate phosphoribosyltransferase produces the protein MKEILNHLFEHKTLTKEQAREVLVNIAGGKYNQSQISSFLTVFMMRSITVDELEGFRDALLALCHRVDLDAYNPIDLCGTGGDGKDTFNISTLSSFVVAANGVAVAKHGNYGVSSSCGSSNVLEALGIKFTTDTDALERSIEKYNICFLHAPLFHPAMKSVGPIRKDLGVKTFFNMLGPMVNPAFPKRQLVGVFSLELARMYGYLYQQTDTRYTILHTLDGYDEISLTSPFKVISDNREALLDAQALGLPTLQQEQIRGGGTIESAAEIFLKVLKGEGTEAQTAVVSANSAMALQCARPELELQEAVSIAKETLESGKAYALFNSLIQDKNLVVA, from the coding sequence ATGAAAGAAATACTTAATCACTTATTTGAACATAAAACGCTGACGAAGGAGCAGGCCCGGGAGGTGCTGGTAAATATTGCCGGCGGAAAGTATAACCAAAGCCAGATCTCAAGCTTCCTGACGGTGTTCATGATGCGCAGTATCACCGTGGATGAATTGGAAGGATTCCGTGATGCGTTGCTGGCGCTTTGCCATCGTGTGGACCTGGACGCTTATAACCCCATTGACCTTTGCGGAACGGGTGGTGACGGCAAGGATACCTTCAACATATCTACGCTATCTTCATTTGTAGTAGCGGCTAATGGTGTAGCTGTAGCCAAGCACGGGAATTATGGAGTGTCCTCCTCCTGCGGTTCTTCTAACGTGCTGGAGGCGCTGGGGATTAAATTTACCACAGACACCGATGCGTTGGAGCGAAGTATAGAGAAGTATAATATCTGCTTTTTGCATGCGCCGCTTTTTCACCCGGCCATGAAGAGCGTGGGGCCTATTCGGAAAGACCTGGGCGTAAAAACCTTCTTTAACATGCTGGGGCCAATGGTGAATCCGGCTTTCCCGAAGCGACAGTTGGTGGGCGTATTCAGCCTGGAGTTAGCCCGCATGTATGGCTATCTGTACCAGCAAACCGATACCCGCTATACTATACTTCATACTTTGGATGGCTATGATGAAATCTCCCTGACCAGCCCGTTCAAAGTAATCTCTGATAACCGCGAAGCGCTGCTGGATGCGCAGGCGCTGGGGCTGCCAACGTTGCAGCAAGAGCAAATTAGAGGCGGAGGCACGATAGAGTCAGCAGCAGAAATATTTCTAAAAGTGCTGAAGGGAGAAGGCACAGAAGCACAGACAGCCGTGGTTTCAGCTAATTCAGCCATGGCTTTGCAGTGCGCCAGACCGGAACTGGAGCTGCAGGAGGCGGTTAGCATAGCCAAAGAAACACTTGAGTCAGGTAAAGCTTATGCTTTATTTAACAGCCTGATACAGGATAAAAACTTAGTAGTGGCTTAA
- the trpC gene encoding indole-3-glycerol phosphate synthase TrpC — translation MNILDEIIANKYKEVAERKELYPVKLLEKSLYFETPCISLERYLLRPDKTGIIAEIKRKSPSKGDINPYVSVERTSIGYMQAGASALSVLTDGPYFGGKNEDLLTARKYNYCPILRKDFTVDEYQIVEAKSIGADAILLIAAALEPAHLKQLAAFARSFGLEVLLEVRDKEELANTLSEDVNVVGVNNRNLKDFVTDVNASYEIARHIPAGVTKISESGISNPKTMVELKEAGFNGFLIGETFMHNSRPEQAAANFIREYKQLLERKTASLV, via the coding sequence ATGAACATACTAGACGAAATCATTGCCAACAAGTATAAAGAAGTAGCAGAGCGCAAAGAACTATACCCGGTTAAGTTGCTGGAGAAGAGCTTATACTTCGAAACTCCTTGTATCTCCTTAGAGCGCTACCTGCTGCGCCCGGATAAAACTGGCATTATAGCCGAAATTAAACGTAAATCTCCTTCTAAGGGCGATATTAATCCTTATGTTTCTGTAGAGCGCACTTCTATTGGTTACATGCAGGCGGGAGCCTCTGCACTTTCTGTGTTAACAGATGGACCTTACTTTGGCGGCAAGAACGAGGACCTGTTGACGGCACGTAAGTATAATTACTGCCCCATTCTGCGAAAAGATTTTACAGTAGATGAGTACCAGATAGTAGAAGCGAAATCTATCGGAGCGGATGCTATACTTTTAATTGCTGCTGCTTTGGAGCCTGCACACTTGAAGCAACTGGCTGCTTTTGCACGTTCTTTTGGCTTAGAAGTGTTGCTGGAGGTGCGTGATAAAGAGGAGTTGGCCAATACATTATCAGAAGATGTGAATGTAGTTGGTGTAAACAATCGCAACCTGAAAGACTTTGTAACAGATGTGAATGCTTCTTATGAGATAGCAAGACACATTCCTGCAGGTGTTACCAAGATATCAGAGAGTGGCATCAGCAACCCGAAAACAATGGTTGAGTTGAAAGAAGCTGGCTTCAACGGTTTTCTGATTGGAGAGACCTTTATGCACAACAGCCGACCTGAGCAAGCTGCTGCCAACTTTATCAGAGAGTATAAGCAACTGCTTGAAAGGAAAACTGCTTCTTTGGTTTAG
- a CDS encoding anthranilate synthase component I family protein: MSKYKLRTTYKRLLADTLTPVSVYLKLRDKFPNSILLESSDYHGAENSFSYICCNPMASIKAQNEVLTETFPDGSERTTAITKETNVPVLLGEFSRSFEVEENKQFSFIHNGLFGYMSYDAVRYYEDINLTMREGRADIPDLYYAVYRHIIAINHFTNEAYIFSHNYNQGDDDGIAQLEALLNSRNIPSYTFKTAGEEEHNISAHDFLKNIEKAKQHCFRGDVFQLVLSRRFAQGFQGDEFNVYRALRSINPSPYLFYFDYGSFKIFGSSPEAQLVIKDQKASIFPIAGTFRRTGDDAADAALAEKLLADPKENAEHVMLVDLARNDLSRNGHSVQVETFREIQFYSHVIHLVSKVSGTLHKQEDALQMVASTFPAGTLSGAPKHMAMQLIDRYETTNRAFYGGCIGFLDFNGNFNSAIMIRSFLSKDYKLYFQAGAGIVAASNPDSELQEVDNKLMALRRALQLAQEIN, translated from the coding sequence ATGAGCAAGTATAAATTACGCACCACGTACAAGCGCCTACTGGCCGACACACTGACACCGGTGAGCGTGTACCTAAAGCTGCGAGACAAGTTTCCGAACAGCATTTTGCTGGAGAGCTCCGATTACCATGGCGCTGAAAACAGCTTCTCGTACATCTGCTGTAACCCCATGGCAAGTATAAAAGCGCAGAACGAGGTGCTGACGGAGACTTTTCCGGATGGCAGCGAGCGCACTACCGCCATCACAAAGGAAACCAATGTGCCGGTGTTGCTGGGGGAGTTTTCAAGGAGCTTTGAGGTGGAAGAGAATAAGCAGTTCAGCTTTATCCACAATGGCTTGTTTGGTTACATGAGCTATGATGCCGTGCGTTACTATGAGGACATCAACCTGACAATGCGTGAAGGCAGAGCCGATATTCCAGATTTATACTATGCGGTGTATCGCCACATTATTGCCATCAACCACTTCACCAACGAAGCTTATATCTTCTCGCACAACTACAACCAGGGCGATGATGATGGGATTGCGCAACTGGAAGCGCTGCTAAACAGCCGCAACATTCCCAGCTATACTTTCAAAACGGCAGGAGAAGAGGAGCATAACATCAGTGCGCATGACTTCCTGAAGAACATAGAGAAGGCGAAGCAGCATTGCTTCCGGGGCGATGTGTTCCAGTTGGTGCTTTCCCGCCGTTTTGCACAGGGCTTTCAGGGGGATGAGTTTAACGTGTACCGGGCGCTGCGCTCTATCAATCCATCTCCCTACCTGTTCTACTTCGACTACGGCAGCTTTAAGATCTTCGGTTCTTCACCGGAGGCCCAGTTGGTGATCAAAGACCAGAAGGCAAGCATTTTTCCCATAGCCGGAACATTCAGAAGAACAGGGGATGATGCGGCAGACGCTGCTTTGGCCGAAAAGCTTTTGGCAGACCCAAAGGAAAATGCGGAGCACGTGATGCTAGTAGACTTGGCCCGTAACGATTTAAGCCGCAACGGCCACAGCGTGCAGGTAGAGACTTTTAGAGAGATTCAGTTTTACTCGCACGTGATTCACCTTGTGTCAAAGGTATCCGGCACATTACACAAACAGGAGGATGCGTTGCAGATGGTTGCGAGTACCTTTCCAGCTGGTACCTTGTCCGGAGCACCCAAGCACATGGCCATGCAGCTCATTGACCGTTACGAAACCACTAACCGTGCCTTTTACGGCGGCTGCATCGGTTTCCTTGACTTCAACGGTAACTTCAACAGCGCTATCATGATTCGCTCGTTCCTGAGCAAAGACTATAAACTATACTTCCAGGCAGGTGCAGGCATTGTGGCAGCTTCTAACCCGGATAGTGAGCTGCAGGAGGTAGACAATAAATTAATGGCGCTGCGCCGCGCCCTTCAACTGGCCCAAGAAATCAACTGA
- a CDS encoding phosphoribosylanthranilate isomerase, translated as MKIKVCGMRQADNIRQLAELQPDYMGFIFYEKSKRLAEGHITPELLAELPASIKKVGVFVNAATTEIQATVTKYKLEAVQLHGSETPRQCAEAKELGVEVIKAFSVDDRFVFENTLLYESCTDYFLFDTKGKEYGGNGIPFDWELLKNYFSPKPYFLSGGLNLENVKHLDKVRPKPDGIDVNSGFEQEPGLKNIADLKELFSQIRSK; from the coding sequence ATGAAAATCAAAGTATGCGGCATGCGTCAGGCAGACAACATCCGCCAATTGGCTGAGTTACAGCCCGACTACATGGGCTTTATCTTCTATGAGAAGTCGAAGCGCTTAGCAGAGGGGCATATTACACCAGAGCTTTTGGCGGAACTGCCAGCAAGTATAAAAAAGGTGGGAGTATTTGTGAATGCCGCTACAACAGAGATTCAGGCCACAGTTACCAAGTATAAACTGGAGGCGGTGCAACTGCATGGTAGCGAAACACCCAGGCAGTGTGCTGAAGCCAAAGAGCTGGGAGTAGAAGTGATTAAAGCTTTCTCTGTAGATGATAGGTTTGTGTTCGAAAACACCTTGCTCTACGAATCCTGCACGGACTATTTCCTGTTCGATACCAAAGGCAAAGAGTATGGTGGCAACGGCATTCCGTTTGATTGGGAGCTACTGAAAAACTACTTCTCGCCCAAGCCATACTTCCTCAGCGGCGGACTGAACCTGGAGAATGTAAAGCATCTGGACAAGGTAAGGCCAAAGCCCGACGGGATTGATGTGAACAGCGGCTTTGAGCAGGAGCCAGGCCTGAAGAACATAGCTGATCTTAAAGAGTTATTCAGCCAGATCAGAAGCAAATAA
- a CDS encoding anthranilate synthase component II, whose amino-acid sequence MNVLVIDNYDSFTYNLVHLLQELGATVTVRRNDKTTLEEVGQHDKIMLSPGPGIPDEAGLLKEIIRTYGPSKDLFGVCLGHQAIGEVYGGKLFNSNEVWHGVAMPVQVVCEQEPLFKDLPKQFGTGRYHSWLVEQELPECLVPTAVDEKGHIMAMRHKEHKVRGVQFHPESVLTEHGKEIIKNWLDS is encoded by the coding sequence ATGAACGTTCTGGTAATCGACAATTACGACTCATTTACCTATAACCTGGTGCACCTGCTGCAGGAGCTGGGGGCAACGGTAACTGTGCGCCGCAACGATAAGACGACACTGGAAGAGGTGGGGCAACATGACAAAATCATGCTTTCACCCGGCCCAGGTATACCTGACGAAGCAGGCTTGCTAAAGGAAATTATTCGCACTTATGGCCCTAGCAAAGACTTGTTTGGAGTTTGCCTAGGTCATCAGGCGATAGGTGAAGTATACGGAGGTAAGCTGTTTAACAGCAACGAAGTATGGCATGGCGTGGCAATGCCTGTGCAGGTAGTATGCGAGCAGGAGCCCTTGTTCAAAGACCTGCCTAAGCAGTTCGGTACCGGTCGTTACCACTCCTGGTTGGTAGAGCAGGAACTGCCAGAGTGCCTGGTGCCAACTGCTGTAGACGAAAAAGGACATATCATGGCTATGCGTCATAAGGAGCACAAGGTGCGAGGCGTTCAGTTTCACCCCGAATCAGTGCTGACAGAACACGGCAAAGAAATTATTAAAAATTGGCTGGATAGTTAA